One part of the Lotus japonicus ecotype B-129 chromosome 2, LjGifu_v1.2 genome encodes these proteins:
- the LOC130737327 gene encoding uncharacterized protein LOC130737327 has translation MALAWSVLIGKLQTKVDLARRNALPGGFNRSCVIFTGAYETSSHLFLNCAVTWQNWMRIYGWMGLQLAMPDQVDTHFMQHGMGMIRNKKVGMALSMIWVATVGIIWNTRNNVIFRGEEVLWILFKLWI, from the coding sequence ATGGCATTAGCATGGAGTGTCTTAATTGGAAAGCTTCAAACCAAGGTGGATCTTGCAAGAAGAAATGCTTTGCCTGGAGGGTTTAATCGATCATGTGTTATATTTACCGGTGCATATGAAACAAGTTCTCATTTGTTTCTTAATTGTGCTGTTACATGGCAGAATTGGATGAGGATTTACGGCTGGATGGGACTTCAATTAGCAATGCCAGATCAGGTGGATACTCACTTTATGCAGCATGGCATGGGCATGATAAGAAATAAAAAGGTTGGGATGGCTTTGTCTATGATCTGGGTAGCTACTGTGGGGATTATTTGGAACACAAGGAATAATGTAATTTTCAGAGGAGAGGAGGTACTGTGGATTTTGTTCAAATTGTGGATCTAA
- the LOC130741281 gene encoding LOW QUALITY PROTEIN: pentatricopeptide repeat-containing protein At1g12620-like (The sequence of the model RefSeq protein was modified relative to this genomic sequence to represent the inferred CDS: inserted 1 base in 1 codon) codes for MYSTIIDSLCKDKLVNDTYNLYSEMLAKRISPDLVTYTNLIYGFCIVGQLQEAIGLLNEMVLKSINPDVCTFTILVDALCKEGKVKEAKNVLAVMIKKGEKPDVVTYNSLMDGYCLVKEVHKAKDIFNTMTQREVTPDVRSYNVMINGFCKIKLVDDALNLFKQMHSQKIVPDIVAYNSLIDGLCKSGRIXDAWELVDEMHCRGQPPNVITYTSLLDALCKSHHVDRAISLIKKMKDQGIYPDVFTYSTLMDGLCTGGRLKDAQEVFQDLLIKGYNLDVRTYTIMINGLCKGGLFDEALTLMSKMEDNGCIPDAVTYEIIIRALFQKGDNDKAEKLLREMIAKGLL; via the exons ATGTACAGCACAATCATTGATAGTTTATGTAAAGATAAACTTGTAAATGATACCTACAATTTATACTCTGAAATGCTTGCCAAAAGAATTTCACCTGACCTTGTCACTTACACTAATCTAATTTATGGTTTTTGCATTGTGGGTCAATTGCAAGAAGCAATTGGTTTGTTAAATGAAATGGTATTGAAAAGCATCAATCCAGATGTTTGTACCTTTACTATTTTAGTTGATGCTTTATGCAAGGAAGGAAAGGTGAAAGAAGCCAAAAACGTGTTAGCTGTGATGATCAAGAAAGGGGAAAAACCTGATGTTGTTACTTATAATTCTTTGATGGATGGGTATTGCTTAGTTAAGGAAGTACACAAGGCCAAAGATATATTCAACACCATGACCCAAAGGGAAGTGACTCCTGATGTTCGGAGCTATAATGTCATGATTAACGGATTCTGTAAGATTAAATTGGTGGATGATGCCTTGAATCTCTTTAAGCAAATGCATTCCCAAAAGATAGTTCCTGACATCGTAGCTTACAACTCTCTTATAGATGGTTTGTGCAAATCTGGGAGAA TTGATGCTTGGGAGCTTGTTGATGAGATGCATTGTAGAGGTCAACCACCTAATGTAATCACATACACTTCTTTATTGGATGCTTTATGCAAAAGCCATCATGTTGACAGGGCAATTTCTTTGATCAAGAAAATGAAAGACCAGGGTATTTATCCAGATGTCTTCACATACAGTACACTTATGGATGGACTATGCACGGGTGGAAGACTTAAGGACGCACAAGAGGTTTTTCAGGATCTTTTAATTAAAGGCTACAATTTAGATGTACGGACGTATACAATTATGATTAATGGGCTTTGTAAAGGTGGCTTGTTTGATGAAGCATTGACATTGATGTCAAAAATGGAAGACAACGGTTGCATCCCTGATGCTGTGACTTATGAAATAATTATTCGTGCTCTCTTTCAAAAAGGTGACAATGATAAGGCAGAGAAGCTTCTCCGGGAAATGATTGCCAAAGGTCTTTTGTAA
- the LOC130735901 gene encoding ethylene-responsive transcription factor ERF019-like — MNWSSGLHTNNGNKKFKGIRRRKWGKWVSEIRVPGSQERLWLGTYATAEAAAVAHDVAVYCLRRPSTAEKLNFPEALSSYCAHQRDDMSPRSVQRVASDFAMDVDARKVAAGETESHVSSENRARDGGHVRSSSGAHDAGQVASADVDVLWWEGLGGDDGGAAWQGLMSRDYGEGEALSISIEDYL; from the coding sequence ATGAACTGGAGTTCAGGGCTTCACACGAACAATGGAAACAAGAAGTTCAAGGGAATCCGGCGCCGGAAGTGGGGCAAATGGGTCTCCGAGATTCGAGTTCCGGGCAGCCAAGAACGCCTCTGGCTTGGAACCTACGCCACGGCGGAGGCTGCGGCGGTGGCTCACGACGTCGCCGTGTACTGCCTGAGGAGGCCTTCCACGGCGGAGAAGCTCAACTTCCCGGAGGCCTTGTCCTCCTACTGTGCTCACCAGAGGGATGACATGTCTCCGAGGTCTGTTCAGAGGGTGGCTTCGGATTTCGCCATGGACGTTGATGCGCGCAAGGTCGCAGCAGGGGAAACAGAGAGTCACGTGAGTAGTGAGAACAGAGCACGTGATGGTGGTCACGTGCGTAGCAGTAGTGGTGCACATGATGCTGGACAAGTTGCAAGTGCGGATGTTGATGTGTTGTGGTGGGAAGGTTTGGGTGGGGATGATGGTGGGGCCGCTTGGCAAGGATTAATGTCTAGAGATTATGGAGAAGGGGAGGCTTTAAGCATTTCCATTGAAGATTATCTTTAA
- the LOC130741283 gene encoding uncharacterized protein LOC130741283, translating into MATTTTTLLPLSCSKTHFTLPTLKPFLLCHSSNHHRHYSLPKSLHSCNFVPARRVACKATQVSVSEESSASGDANWVPVVPLAALPRGERRVIIQDNETILLLWYKDQVFAIENRSPAEGAYSEGLINAKLTQDGCIVCPTTDSTFDLRTGEVKEWYPKNPVLRVLTPSLRKLFVFPVKTDEQNIFISMRGGVKDVASTEIVFSGKAQPGVTASDVNVDEVRMVVDEDSVGFGFTVKNEIINGKAAAIGFLLLLDFELLTGKGLLKGTGFLDFIYSVSNALN; encoded by the exons atggccaccaccaccaccacccttttACCCCTTTCATGCTCCAAAACCCATTTCACACTCCCTACTCTGAAACCCTTTCTTCTCTGCCACTCCtccaaccaccaccgccactactCTCTTCCCAAATCTCTCCACTCTTGCAATTTTGTTCCAGCTCGGCGTGTGGCGTGCAAGGCAACCCAGGTCTCCGTCTCCGAGGAGTCATCGGCGTCCGGTGACGCTAATTGGGTCCCCGTGGTGCCGCTGGCGGCGCTTCCTAGAGGGGAGCGGCGCGTGATTATTCAGGACAATGAGACGATACTGCTGCTGTGGTATAAAGATCAAGTGTTTGCCATTGAAAATAGGTCCCCTGCTGAAGGTGCCTATTCTGAAGGATTGATCAATGCCAAGCTCACCCAG GATGGGTGTATTGTTTGCCCAACAACTGATAGCACATTTGATCTACGAACGGGAGAGGTCAAGGAATGGTATCCAAAAAACCCTGTCCTGAGAGTTCTCACTCCTTCTTTGAGGAAACTCTTTGTATTTCCTGTGAAAACAGATGAACAGAATATTTTTATCAGCATGAGAGGAGGTGTGAAAGATGTTGCTTCCACAGAAATTGTCTTTAGTGGGAAGGCTCAACCTGGTGTTACAGCAAGTGATGTCAATGTTGATGAG GTTAGAATGGTGGTTGATGAGGATTCAGTGGGATTCGGTTTTACTGTGAAGAATGAAATAATAAACGGGAAAGCAGCTGCTATTGGTTTCCTCCTGCTATTGGATTTTGAGCTTTTAACAGGTAAGGGTCTTTTAAAGGGAACAGGCTTCTTGGACTTCATATATTCCGTGTCGAATGCTCTCAATTAG